The DNA segment CTCTGTTGATTGGAGCGGAAGGAGCGAAGACTCCTGTGGGAGTATGGTTCAGGGGAGACCCCGCAGGCGCTAGCGCCGAGGAGGCTCGCCGAAACACCCACGGAAAGCGAAGCTCCTGGAGCGGAAATCAACTGACTTGGTACAAAGAGAGAATACTTAATGCTTTATGGGGTATATTAGTTGCGAAACATATTATTAGCTTGATATTCCAAACGATGGTATACTTTCGGTAGTAATTCAGTATTCAATAGGAGGTCAATATATAATGGCTATTTCACATTTAACAGATCAAAATTTCTCATCAGAAACAGGTTCAGGTACTGTACTTGTTGATTTCTGGGCACCTTGGTGTGGACCTTGTAAAATGATCGCTCCAGTTCTTGAAGAACTTGATGCAGAAATGGGAGACAAAGTAAAAATCACTAAATTAGATGTAGATGATAACCCACAAACAGCAGCTAATTTTGGCGTTATGAGCATCCCAACCTTATTAGTTTTAAAAAATGGTGAAGTTGTAGATAAAGTAGTCGGCTTCCAACCTAAAGATGCTTTAGCAAGTGTGTTACAAAAGCACGTATAAACCTATAGAAATTAAAACCTTAGCTGGACACGTTCTGGCTAAGGTTTTTTTGTTGATTACAAAACCTCCCACTTTCCTTTATCAACAGATGTGTTAAAATTTTATGGATAGCATAAAAGAAAGAGGAGTGGCCGGAGTGAATGAAAATATTAAACAAAAATTAACCCTGCTGCCTGACCAGCCTGGCTGCTACTTAATGAAAGACCGTCAGGGGACAATTATTTATGTAGGGAAGGCAAAAATATTAAAGAACCGCGTTCGTTCTTATTTTACCGGCTCACACGACGGAAAGACGTTAAGACTTGTTAATGAAATAGAAGACTTTGAGTACATTGTGACCTCATCCAATATAGAAGCTTTGATACTTGAACTAAATCTCATCAAAAAATATGATCCAAAATACAATATCATGCTGAAGGATGACAAAAGCTATCCGTTTATTAAGCTGACAGCAGAGAGACATCCCAAGCTGATTATCACAAGAAAAGTAAAAAAAGATAAAGGCAAATACTTTGGTCCTTACCCTAACGTTGGAGCAGCAAATGAAACAAAGAAACTACTAGACCGTATTTATCCGTTGCGAAAATGTGCGACTCTCCCTGACCGAGTATGTTTATATTACCATTTAGGCCAGTGTCTCGCCCCATGTGTAAACGAAGTTCCTGAGGAACAGTATAAGCAAATGACGGATGAAATTACTCGATTTTTAAATGGCGGATATAAGGAAATAAAAAAAGAACTAACCGAAAAAATGACGGCAGCAGCAGAAGAATTGGATTTTGAAAGAGCAAAAGAGTTCCGTGATAAAATCGTCCACATTGAAACCATCATGGAAAAGCAAAAAATTACCATGACGGATTTCACGGACCGGGATGTGTTTGGTTATGCTGTTGACAAAGGCTGGATGTGTGTACAGGTCTTTTTTGTCCGTCAAGGAAAGCTGATTGAGCGGGATGTTTCCATGTTTCCCATCTACAATGAGCCAGAGGAAGAAATCCTTACGTTTTTAGGACAATTTTATCAAAAAGCCAATCACTTTAAGCCAAAGGAAATCCTGATCCAAGATGAAATTGATTTGAATATGACTGCACAGCTCTTAGAAGTGAAGGTTCTTCAACCGAAAAAGGGACAAAAGAAGGAGCTTGTTAACCTTGCAATCAAAAATGCAAAAATTGCCCTAAATGAAAAGTTTTCATTAATTGAGAAGGATGAAGAACGAACTATTAAGGCAGTAGAAAACCTCGGAAAGCTTCTTGGAATTTATACACCCCATCGGATTGAGTCTTTCGATAACTCTAATATACAAGGGACAGATCCTGTTTCAGCGATGGTTGTGTTTACGGATGGGAAAGCGAATAAGAGAGAATATCGCAAGTATAAAATCAAGTCTGTAAAGGGACCGGATGATTATGAATCGATGAGGGAAGTAACTAGAAGAAGATACTCGAGAGCCTTAAAAGAAAATCTTCCTCTAC comes from the Neobacillus sp. PS2-9 genome and includes:
- the uvrC gene encoding excinuclease ABC subunit UvrC, with amino-acid sequence MNENIKQKLTLLPDQPGCYLMKDRQGTIIYVGKAKILKNRVRSYFTGSHDGKTLRLVNEIEDFEYIVTSSNIEALILELNLIKKYDPKYNIMLKDDKSYPFIKLTAERHPKLIITRKVKKDKGKYFGPYPNVGAANETKKLLDRIYPLRKCATLPDRVCLYYHLGQCLAPCVNEVPEEQYKQMTDEITRFLNGGYKEIKKELTEKMTAAAEELDFERAKEFRDKIVHIETIMEKQKITMTDFTDRDVFGYAVDKGWMCVQVFFVRQGKLIERDVSMFPIYNEPEEEILTFLGQFYQKANHFKPKEILIQDEIDLNMTAQLLEVKVLQPKKGQKKELVNLAIKNAKIALNEKFSLIEKDEERTIKAVENLGKLLGIYTPHRIESFDNSNIQGTDPVSAMVVFTDGKANKREYRKYKIKSVKGPDDYESMREVTRRRYSRALKENLPLPDLIIIDGGKGHVETVRDVLENELGLDIPLSGLVKDEKHRTSQLLYGNPLEIVPLERNSQEFYLLQRIQDEVHRFAITFHRQIRGKSAFQSLLDDIPGIGEKRKKLLLKQFGSVKKMKEASLEEFTDMGIPSNVAEELMKKLQE
- the trxA gene encoding thioredoxin, which gives rise to MAISHLTDQNFSSETGSGTVLVDFWAPWCGPCKMIAPVLEELDAEMGDKVKITKLDVDDNPQTAANFGVMSIPTLLVLKNGEVVDKVVGFQPKDALASVLQKHV